The following are encoded in a window of Harmonia axyridis chromosome 7, icHarAxyr1.1, whole genome shotgun sequence genomic DNA:
- the LOC123683892 gene encoding tudor domain-containing protein 3, whose protein sequence is MCSAKLASGWNISQQGLSIISQNNVITDQNILLKNALNADLKEIGSPVLNKESNKNQIPELVLQIQKIRNVAAPKANEESNAAPRMLKLTLTDGETFVQAIETSNIPSISREKTPPGSKLLLKNVKIVNGFLCLNQSNTKLLGGNVPHLFEKWEVAKSVQHHNRITASIDGPPAWVNFGFKISNTGDERKVTDNGKTKEQPKENTEFENLRKDAIAEVATGAVKKVFASGAKLVHTAPRVDTYKGRNEGGKHSNRNRKEPKSPKESISQKPSDKVSLFDFLENKLQIANGSGNVKPKQEEISEKYSQKTVTEDKKNYYSSYHKDSIPKKDYGYNDKRSSSEFHYNHEYNNWSNCNIQKQPSFRRDQESNKKEYKNRDHQSYEQIKVHKESAKGYDNKYSNRYNTRESLIKNNSSTKHVNDMQSTKISLDHIENQTNKNSSNVSKNNKVCKRNEEEKMHDNWHYRAPNPNNVEQSKSSSIVEQSKSSSNVEQSKSTSNVEQSKSGSNVNELAEHVAKMSVGGEFASRSLRQHLNLQGKKSNVTKSNRESIRSNNGIVGNECLAKYWEDNKFYPAIITAYTENTYVVQFKGYGNFEEVLKSDCMPLDEEKEEKKKYHKGSLEFRRNPKKFEYS, encoded by the exons ATGTGCTCTGCTAAATTAGCATCGGGGTG gaaTATCTCTCAACAAGGATTGAGTATAATATCTCAAAATAACGTTATAACAGATCAAAATATACTATTGAAAAATGCATTGAat gCTGACTTGAAGGAAATTGGATCACCTGTTCTCAATAAAGaatcaaataaaaatcaaataccAGAA TTAGTTCTGCAGATACAGAAAATTCGCAATGTAGCTGCACCAAAGGCAAATGAAGAATCTAATGCAGCAcctagaatgttgaaattgactTTAACTGATGGAGAAACATTTGTTCAAGCTATTGAAACTTCCAATATTCCATCTATAAGCAGAGAAAAAACTCCACCAGGTTCtaaacttttattgaaaaatgttaaaattgtaAATGGGTTTTTATGTTTGAATCAGAGTAATACAAAGTTACTTGGAGGAAATGTACCTCATTTATTTGAGAAGTGGGAAGTGGCTAAGAGTGTGCAGCATCACAACAGGATTACTG ctTCTATTGATGGTCCACCTGCTTGGGTTAATTTTGGCTTCAAAATATCCAATACTGGGGATGAACGTAAAGTGACAGATAATGGTAAAACAAAAGAACAGCCTAAAGAAAAtacagaatttgaaaatttgagaaaagatGCTATTGCTGAAGTTGCAACTGGAGCAGTGAAAAAAGTATTTGCATCTGGAGCCAAACTTGTTCATACAGCTCCTAGAGTTGATACTTACAAAGGAAGAAATGAAGGGGGCAAGCATTCTAATAGAAACAGAAAAGAGCCTAAATCCCCAAAAGAGAGTATATCGCAAAAACCTTCAGATAAAGTCTCCTTATTTGATTTCCTTgagaataaattacaaataGCGAATGGTTCTGGTAATGTGAAACCAAAACAAGAAGAGATTAGCGAAAAGTATTCCCAAAAAACTGTTACAGAAGATAAGAAAAACTACTATTCTAGTTACCATAAAGATTCAATACCAAAGAAGGATTATGGCTATAATGATAAAAGAAGTAGTTCAGAATTTCATTACAATCATGAATATAATAACTGGAGCAATTGCAATATTCAAAAACAACCCTCATTTCGTAGAGATCAAGAATCTAATAAAAAGGAATATAAAAATCGGGATCATCAAAGTTATGAACAGATAAAAGTTCATAAAGAATCTGCAAAAGGATATGATAATAAATACTCAAATAGGTATAATACCAGAGAGTCTCTTATCAAGAACAATTCAAGTACTAAACATGTTAACGACATGCAATCGACCAAAATTTCACTTGATCACATCGAGAATCAAACCAATAAGAACAGTTCAAatgtttcaaaaaataacaaagtATGTAAAAGAAATGAGGAAGAAAAAATGCATGATAATTGGCATTACAGAGCTCCTAACCCGAATAATGTTGAGCAGAGTAAAAGTAGCAGTATTGTTGAGCAGAGTAAAAGTAGCAGTAATGTTGAACAGAGTAAAAGTACCAGTAATGTTGAGCAGAGTAAAAGTGGCAGTAATGTTAATGAATTAGCAGAACATGTTGCTAAAATGTCTGTAGGTGGTGAATTTGCTAGTAGGAGTTTGAGACAACATCTGAATTTACAGGGAAAAAAATCGAATGTAACTAAAAGCAACCGCGAAAGCATTAGAAGTAACAATGGCATTGTAGGAAATGAGTGTCTGGCAAAATATTGGGAAGATAATAAA